The [Clostridium] celerecrescens 18A genomic sequence TGAGGTGTTCCGCTTTGAAAAAGAGGGCGGTGATAAGAATGTGATGGTGATCGGCATGACCGGTAAGATGGGGAATACTATAACAAAAAACATTTTAAGCAAGCCTGGAATCCATGTCACCGGCACGGTCAGAAGCCATAAATCCGATCTGTCTGTGGAGGTAAAGGGGGACAGGGTGAAGGTGGTGGATTACAGGGACCGCTATCAGTACATGGACGAGATGGACATTGTTATCAGTGCGACTTCGGGCCCTCATTACACCGTAACCTGTGAAGAACTGTCAGAGCAAGTGACACCGGGGAAAAAACGGCTGTTCATGGATGTGGCCGTTCCTGTGGACATGGACCCTGAGATTGAGGAAATGGTTGGGCTGACTCTTTATAACATCGACTATTTTGAAACACTTTCAAAAAACAACACAGAAATAAAATTAAAGGAATTGGACCGGGCAAACGTGATCATGGAAGAGGACTTAGATGGGGCCATCAAGGAGGTGGTATTCCATCCATACATACGGAGAATGGAAGAACTTAAGGAAGCATTTGCGGGAAAACGTCTGGATACCCTTCTCTTTGAGGTCAGGGACCATGTTTCCAGTGAAGAATTAAAGGTGGTACTTAAAACCCTGGATGGCCTGGAGCGCTGGATTAAGGAGGGATGACCGTGGCTTATTTCCCATTTTTTGTTGATATTGAGGGGAAAAGATGCCTGATCGCAGGCGGAGGAAGGGTTGCCTGCCGCAAGGCTCTGACACTCATGGATTACGGCCCGGATATAATCGTTGTGGCCCAGCAAGTAAATCCCGAGATGGAACGGCTGATAAAATTTTCCGGCTCTTATTAACGATGGAGAGATCACGGTGGGGATCTCCACAGGAGGAAGCTCTCCGGCCCTTGCCCGATATTTAAAAGAAACGCTTAAAGAAGCCATTCCTGGGGGGCTTGGCGGCCTGGCAAGGCAGCTTGGTTCATTAATCCGACAGGGAGATTACACCAGAGAACAGGCAGATGAACTGATAGAAAGGAAACTGGCGGAGCATGAAAAGTAATACCATTCGCATTGGAACAAGAAGAAGCGCTTTGGCCGTAGCCCAGGCAAATCTGGTAGCAGATGCTCTTAAAAAGGCAGGTAACGGCTTATCGGCAGAACTGGTGTTAAAGCAGACGGAAGGGGACCGGATTCTTGATAAACCGCTTTTGGAATTTGGAGGAAAGGGCGTATTTGTGACGGAATTTGAGCAGGCTCTTTTGCGGGGGGAGATTGATTTCGCAGTCCACAGCGCCAAGGATTTGCCCATGGAGCTGGAAGAAGGGCTGGGAATTGTGGCAGTTTTGGAGCGGGGAGATCCCAGGGATGTTCTGGTGACCCCTGCTTTAAGTGACCTTTCCGGAAAAAAGGAAATCATAATCGGAACCTCCAGCTTAAGAAGGAAGATCCAGATAGAGGAGATTGGAGCGGCCATATGGCCGGGGGCTTTGGTTCGCTGTGAGAATTTAAGGGGAAATGTACAGACCAGACTTTCAAAACTCATGGAAGGCTCTTATGATGGTATCCTATTGGCGGCTGCCGGATTAAAGCGGCTGGGACTTTGGGAAGACAGCCGGTATCATTACCATTGTTTTGATTGTGAGACCTTTATTCCGGCTGGAGGCCAGGGAATACTGGCGGTGGAAGGGCGGCTGGATTCCGGGCTTGAGGCGGTGGTTAAGTCTATTGAGGATGAAGAAGCCAGAATGTGCCTGTCCTTAGAACGGAAAATTTTAAGGCATTTAAATGCCGGCTGTCATGAACCCATAGGCGTGTATTCCAGACTGGGAGACGGGGATATGGAGGTTCTTGGAATCAGCAGAAGAGGGGAAGAAATCAAGCGGATCCATCTTTGGGGAGGAATCTGGGAGCTTGACAGGCTGGCGCAGCTGGCCGCTGATGGTCTTGCGTAATAAGGAGGATGCTATGAAGGAAACAGGAGTCGTCTATCTGGTAGGAGCCGGTCCAGGAGATCCGGGGCTTATTACGGAAAAAGGGTTGTCAAGGCTGCGGATATGTGACGCGGTGGTTTATGATTCCCTTCTTTCACCCCGCCTTCTTGAAGAGGTACCTGACCAAAGCCGGAAGATTTATGTAGGAAAGCGCGCCGGGCATCATTCCATGAAGCAGGAGGAAATTAATCAGCTTCTGGTAGAACTGGCAAGGGAAGGTCTTACAGTTGTAAGGCTAAAGGGCGGTGATCCCTTTGTATTTGGACGGGGTGGAGAAGAGATCATGGCTCTTTCTGAAGCAGGGATCCCTTATGAGGTGGTTTCGGGAGTTACCTCCGCGGTCGCCGCACTTGCAAGTGCCGGGATCCCGGTGACCCACCGGGCGCTCAGCAGAAGCTTTCATGTCATGACCGGGCACACACTCTCATCAGAAGGAACGCTTCCTCCTGATTTTGATGAATTTGCCAGACTTTCCGGCACATTGGTCTTTCTTATGGGACTTGGAAACTTATCCCTCATCGTAAAGGGCCTTTTAAACCATGGTAAACCAGGAAAGACACCTGCTGCAGTCATTCAAAACGGAACTCTTCCCGGAGAGAGAACCATCCGCGGAACCATAGAGAATATTGAGGAGAAGGTGCTGGCGGCTGGAATAGAAAGTCCTGCTATCATTGTGGTGGGAGAGGTGGCTTCCCTTGATTTTTCTTCTACGTTAAAACAGCCCCTTGAGGGGTGCCGGATTGGAGTAACAGGAACAGACTCTTTTACGGGAAGACTGAGAAAACAGCTGGAATCTCTTGGAGGAGCTTCGGAATGCATCCTGAGTCTTTTGGTAGAGTCCTGCCGAAAGGGAGCAGAAATGAAGAAAGCATATGAAAAGCTGCCGTCCTACACCTGGATCATATTTACCAGCGCCAATGGAGTAAGAGAATTTTTCCATGGACTTTTGGAATGGGGGTATGATTTCCGGTCGGTGGGTCATGTAAAATTTGCCGCTGTCGGAAGGGGGACGGCCGATGAACTGCTGCGGTACGGCTTTTTATCGGATTACATACCAGAGAAATATCAGGTACAGGATCTGGCGGCAGGCTTAAAGGGCTTGATTACCGGGGAGGACAGGCTTTTGATCCCCAGATCCTCAGGCGGTTCTAAGGAACTGAATGAGATTCTTGATGAAACCGGTGTCCCTTATGATGACATCGTGCTCTATGATGTGGCCCTGGCATGCCTGGAGACGGAAAAAAGAGCGGAAGCCTTAAAGAATTTGGACTATCTGACCTTTTCAAGTGCTTCCGGTGTAGAGGCTTTTTTCCGGGAGGCAGATAAGGAAATAAAGGAAGCCCTGGCAGGCCTTAAAGTGGTCAGCATAGGGGACATAACAGCAAAAGCCCTTATTGGGCATGGGAGAAAGGCAGATATCATTGCCGGGGTTTACAGCATCCAGGGGTTAACGGAAGCCATTTGCCGGGATTGGAAATAGGAATAGGAGATGATTCATTGGATCAATCAATAAAGAATGTGGAAATGAAGAATAGGGATCGTTTTTTAGGATTTGTGGATGTCTATGATCAGGCAAGGCCGGAAATGCCAGAATATCCGATCAGGATCATAACAAGATACTTAAATAAAAAAGCAGATCTGGTAGTTGACCTAGGCTGCGGTTCGGGCTTATAAGCCAAAGCGGACTCCAAAGCATCTTCAAACATAAACCAGATTTAATTAAGAGTGCTCTGGATGAATACATTGAGACGATACAGTGTTTATTCGCCGGTGAGACGATGGAAGCGGACTTCTGTTATCGTATGCGTCTGGGTATTAAATGATCAATTTAGCAATAAACGGAAGCTATCTTAGGATTGAAAAGGAGTCAGTTAGAATGAAAATAGAAGAATCAAAGACATTATTTGAAAAATCAAGGGAGTATTTTCCGGGTGGGGTCAACAGCCCCGTCCGTGCTTTTGGCTCCGTGGGAGGAGTACCGGTCTTTGTAACACATGCGTCAGGCTCTCATATTTACGATGAGGATGGAAATGAATACATTGATTACGTGAATTCATGGGGCCCATCCATTCTTGGGCATGCCTGCGGGCCAGTGGTGGAAGCGGTGAGAGAGGCATGTCTTGACGGCCTGTCATTTGGCGCGCCTACCAGAAAGGAACTGGTTCTGGGAACACTTATCAGGGAGTGTATGCCTTCCATGGAGATGATGCGTATGGTAAGCTCCGGAACAGAAGCGGTCATGAGTGCGATCCGCGCAGCGAGAGGCTATACAGGAAGGGATAAGATCGTTAAGTTTATTGGCTGCTATCATGGACATTCCGACGGACTTTTGGTTAAGGCTGGTTCCTGAGCTCTGACAGAATCTGCACCGGACAGTGCAGGTGTACCGGCCTCCTATACCCAGCACACGTTGTTAGCCAGATATAATGATGAGGATTCTGTCAAAAAGCTGTTTTCGGAATTTCCCGATGAGATCGGGGCACTAGTGGTGGAGCCAGTGGCAGCCAATATGGGGCTTGTTCCGCCAAAACCCGGTTTTCTGGAATTTTTAAGGGAAATCACGGCAAAGTATGGAGCGGTTCTCATCTTTGATGAGGTCATTACCGGATTCCGCATGGGAATTGGAGGTGCACAGGGCTATTACGGTGTTGTTCCTGATATGACAGCCCTTGGAAAGATCGCAGGCGGAGGTATGCCGATGGGAGTGTATGGGGGAAGAAAGGAGATCATGGAGGTGGTCTCTCCTTTGGGGAAGGTTTACCAGGCAGGAACCCTTTCCGGCAATCCCATTGCAACGACAGCTGGAATTGCGACCATCAGGACCCTGATGGAGCAGCCTGGAATTTATCCATCTATGGAAGAAAAGGCAGGAAAGCTTGTAAAAACTTTGAGGGAAACGCTTCCGGAAACCTGGGTAAATCAGGCAGGCTCTCTTTTTAGCGTATTTTTTACAAAAGATCAGGTAATGGATTTTGATACAGCTCTGGCTTCGGATACGGTCAAGTATGGAACCTATTTTCATTATCTTTTGGAGCATGGCATTTACACAGCTCCATCCCAGTTTGAAATTTTGTTTCTTTCTGCGGCACATACGGATGAGGATATTGAAAAAACCTGCAGCATCATAAAGGAAGCAGCAGGAATTATTTCTTAAGAACGGTAAATAAGCTTTGGAATCGCTGGGTAACAGCAGTTCCAAAGCTTTTTCAAATTTTTAGGGAATAACCGTGCATTTTGCCATATAGATTCTAAAAGTTACATAAATTGTATTAACATTTTCCGCAATCTCTTGATAAATAGCTTGATTTGGTATATTTTAATCTCATAGGAGGCTGAATGTATGGACTATTTAGTTGTATATACAAGTAATACTGGAAATACCCAGAAGGTAGCCATGAAAATTTTTAAAACCCTTCCTGGAAAATCCAAGGATATTGTCAGTCTGGAGGAACTTCATGGAGAAGAAGCGGATACGTATTTTGTAGGTTTCTGGAATAACCGGGGAACCTGTAAAACAGAAGTGCTTGACTTTCTTTCGGATCTCCATGGCAAACGGGTTGCCTTGTTTGGAACCTGCGGGCTTTCCGGTAATAAAGAATATTTTAAACAGGTAGAAAAGCAGGTGGCTGTATTCCTGCCTGATGATAATGAATATCTTGGCTGTTTTATGTGCGGAGGAAAGATGGCTCCCCAGATTTTAGAAAAATACAGGCAAATGCAGGCGATTCACGACACTCCTCAGATCAGGGCCATGATATCCGCATATGAGGATGGGATGCTGCATCCCAACGAACAGGATTTTAAGGATGCGGAAGAATTTGTAAAATCGCTCCTTAAGGAGTAACAAAAGAGAAGGAGGAGTATTATGGGTTTGAAAGATGATAATACACAAAAAAATCAGAAAAAACCGTTTATTTTTTATTATATCATTGTTTTATTAGTCATGATATTGTTTAATGCACTGACGGTTCCATGGATCCAGTCCAAATCCGTGACTGAGGTTCCATACAGCACCTTTCTGGAGATGGTGGACCAGGGGAAAGTCCAGGCAGTTGCAAAAACAGAAACAGAGATCCAGTTTAAATCCGATACCGGAAAGAAGGACTGGGAAGGCAAGCCGGTGTACGATGTATATAAGACCGGACTGTGGCCGGATGATACCCTTACCGAAAGGCTGTTAGCCCATGACGTTTCCTTTGAAAAGGCGATTGTAGAGCAGATGTCCCCCTTACTTTCCATTTTGCTCACCTGGATCATTCCCATTCTGATCTTTGTGTTCCTGGGGAATTTTTTATCCGGGCAGATACAAAAGAAGATGGGCGGCGGCAATGCCATGACCTTTGGAAAATCTAATCCGAAAATCTATGCGGAATCCGAGACCGGAAAGACCTTCCGGGATGTGGCGGGCCAGGAGGAGGCAAAGGAAGCTTTAAAGGAGATTGTGGATTTTCTTCATAATCCCCAGAAGTATGCGGATATCGGCGCCTCCCTTCCAAAAGGCGCCCTGTTAGTAGGCCCTCCCGGAACCGGTAAGACACTCCTCGCCAGGGCAGTAGCAGGTGAAGCACATGTACCGTTTTTCTCCATATCCGGTTCTGAATTCGTGGAAATGTTTGTAGGTATGGGTGCGGCAAAGGTCAGGGACTTATTTAAACAGGCCAATGAAAAAGCCCCCTGTATCGTATTCATCGATGAAATTGATACCATAGGCAAGAAACGTGACGGAGGCGGTTTTACAGGAAATGACGAACGGGAACAGACCTTAAACCAGCTCCTGGCTGAGATGGATGGATTTGACGGAAAAAAAGGTGTTGTCATATTGGCAGCCACCAACCGTCCGGATTCCCTTGATAAAGCCCTTTTAAGGCCGGGCCGGTTTGACCGCAGGATTCCTGTGGAGCTTCCTGATCTTAATGGCCGGGAGGCAATATTAAAGGTTCACGGCAAAAATGTCAAGCTTTCCGATGATGTGGATTTTCATGGAATAGCGCTTGCCACGGCCGGGTCCAGCGGTGCAGAGCTTGCCAATATTGTGAATGAGGCGGCGCTTAGGGCAGTCCGTTTGGGCAGAAAGACCGTAACTCAAAGAGACCTAGAGGAAAGCGTAGAGGTAGTGATCGCCGGATACCAGAAAAAGGACGCTTCTGTCAATTCCAGGGAAAGGAAAATCATTGCTTATCATGAAGTAGGGCATGCGCTGGTCGCTGCCTGCCAGAATCATTCGGCACCTGTTCATAAGATCACCATTATTCCAAGAACTTCCGGCGCACTCGGCTATACCATGCAGGTGGATGAAGAAGAACGCCACCTGCTGACAAAGGAGGCTGCCTTAAGCAAGATCGCCACCTTTACCGGAGGAAGGGCAGCAGAAGAGCTGATATTTGATACAGTCACCAGCGGTGCTTCCAATGATATCGAGCAGGCTACCAGAATTGCCAGGGCCATGGTGACCCGTTACGGCATGAGCGATGAGTTTGATATGGTTGCCCTTGAGACTGTGACCAACCAGTATCTGGGCGGAGACACCACTCTTGCCTGTTCCCCTGAAACTGCAAAGCAGATCGATGATACCGTAATCAGAATCGTAAAGGAACAGCATCAGAAGGCCTTTCATATTCTTAAGGAAAATGAGACAAAGCTGCATGAGATCGCAGAATATCTCCTGGAACGGGAAACCATAACAGGGGAAGAGTTTATGAGGATCGCAGGATTTGATACCGCCGGAACCCAGGAGAGCTAATCTTAAGTATGTGGCAGAGTGTCTGACATGACAGTCGGCTATGAATGAATTAATTGTAAAAATGTTACAAAAAAAATGAAAATACGTTTTACATTTTGGTAAAATATGGTATAATTCCCGTAAAGGTTGTAACTTACAGAGGGGGATTATGCAATGAAGGTACAGTTTTTGAGAAAATGGAAAAATCGTGATTTAAGTAGCAAAGGGTTGTCCTGGTTAAAGAAGAAAGGGGCAGGGAAATATCAGCTTTCAACCAGGATTGCACTCATCGCAGGATTTATGCTGGTGGTCGTTTTTACGGCTTTGATCGGAGTTACCTCAAGAATGACAAAAAATGCCATGAAACAGTCCGCTTTCAGGGAATTAAAGACCCTGGCATCTGAAAACGGAAAGGTGATCCAGCAGACGCTTGATGAGGCAAGGCAGGTATCAGACAATATTACGTATTATCTTGAGAATTCAGCGGCTAACCGAAAGGTTCTCCAGGGGCTGAGGATTAAGTCAGGCCCTTCGGCTGAACCGCTTTATAAGAGCCAGGTATTTGATAATATGACCCTGGACAGCTATGGTATGAGAATGGAGGATTATATGATGACGACCATCAAGTCCTCAGTTCTCTACTCCGAAGATATCGTAGGAGTCGGTATTCTGTTTGAGCAGTATGCCATGAGTTCTGCATCCAGAAGCTATGGCCTGTATGCCGGCAAGGATGGGACGGTTAAGGACTGCGGGCTGTACGAGGATTATTCAGCCGCGGATTATTTTGTAAAGGTGATGGAAGAAAAGGCTCAGGTCATTACACTTCCATATCAATCCAATGGAATGATGATCATCACCATGGCGGTGCCTGTAATCGTCAATGACAGAGTGCTGTGCGTGGTTTCCATCGATGTAGATCTGGACCGTTTCAGCCAGATGAAAACGGCAGGTTCCTCCTATCCAAGCATGCAAACCTTCATATTAAATGAAACAGGAACTATTATTTCAGAAAGTACAGGCAGCGGTCTCGTGGGAACCAGTGTTTCTGATTTCGTGAACAGCGGGACGTGCAGAGAGAAGATAAATACTGGAATTGCCTCTGGCTCCGACTTTTATACCGTAGATCCAGGAAAAAAAGGAGATACTTATTATTTCTTTGAACCAATCCAGTTAAATGGTTCCAGCTGGTATTCCGTCACAGCGGTGGAAGCGGGGGATATGAACCGGGAAGCAGACCGGATGTCTTCCATGATGATCATTATTTCCATAATGGCCATGATCGTTATTCTCTTTATCATTGCATTTATCATAAGAAGGCAGTTAAAACCGATCCATAAGATTGTCGCGGCTGCCGGGCAGATCGCGGAAGGGGATTTAAGCGTTATTATAGATGTGGATTCCAACGATGAGATCGGCCTTGTTGCAGCTTCCTTTGAACGAATGACCGTGAATTTAAAAGAGGTAATAGACCGCATCTCCTTTATGTTAAATGAAGTTGCGGATAATCATTTGGACTTAGACGTGGAACTGGGCCTTAAGGGGGACTTTTCCCAGCTTGAAAAAGCGGTAAAGCAGATCGTCTTGAATTTAAATTCGGTAATGAATGAAGTCAACCAGGCAGCTGCCCAGGTAGCAGTAAGCTCCGGACAGGTTGCAAGTGGTTCCCAGCTTTTAGCAAACGGTGCGGAGGAGCAGGAGAGAACCGTCGAAATGCTATCCGGTTCCATCAGCCAGGTTGCAGATAAAGTCAGACGTCTGGCAGAAAAAGCCGGAGATGTATCCTTACAGGTTCAGATGACCGGTACGGAGGTGGTAAACTGTGACATGTCCATGCAGAACCTTTCCAGTGCCATGAATGAGATTCATGTCTCCTCCGGTGAGATCGGAAAGATCATTAAGGTGATTGAAGATATTGCATTCCAGACCAATATCCTGGCATTAAATGCTGCAATAGAGGCTGCAAGGGCAGGAGAGTCCGGAAGAGGTTTCGCTGTGGTTGCCGGTGAGGTCCGGAATCTGGCTGCGAAGAGCTCTGAAGCAGCGAAGAATACCACTGCATTAATCAGGGATTCCATAAATGCTGTGGAAAAGGGCAACGAGATATTGGATGAAACGGTTCAGTCCATGATGAAAGTCCTGGAGGATTCCGCTATGGCAGTGGATTCCGTGGATACCATTTCAACCATAGCCTCCCAGGAAGCAAGGGCAGTAGAGGATGTGACCAAGGAGCTTGGAAGGATCTCTTCTGTAGTTCAGAACAATGCCGCGGCTGCGGAAGAAAGTGCGGCTTCCAGTGAGGAACTATCCCAGCAGGCGCAGCTTTTGCGTGAACTGGTAAAGAGCTTCCGCTTAAGAGAAGAATAAAAGATACATAATGAATTTCATAAAGGATCGTGGAAACAGAGTTAAATCGATAGATATTTAACTCTGTTTCTTTTTGTGCAGACATACAAAAATTATATAATATTCGAATTAAGGCAAAAAAATATTTTATGATAATATTATAAAAATGAATATAAATTCTAAATAATTATATACAATTTGAAAATTAACAATTAATATATAAAAATATGTTAAAAAGCATTGACAAAATAAGGCTTGTATATTATAATAAAGCCATAACAAAAAGAATTTAAATAAAGAAAGTCAAATCTAAAAGAAGGAGGTACAGTCCACCAGAAAGAGCAGACACGCTTCATTTATATAATATATGAGGCAAAAGAAAAACCAATCTGCCGATGTTAAAAGCCAATCTTTGAAGCAATGATTAATCATTCATAAAAAAGAGAGAATTCATGAGAAGGAAAGACTGTATTAGATTCAAATGGTCCAACTTAAGAAATTTTAGGACACATAAGGAGAGAAACAGTTAGTAAAAGAGTGAAGCCCATGAATCTGGTGTATAACAACGGGGAGCGGAAAAATTAACATAGATCATGCTGAAGATCGTGTACTATGTACAAAGAAACAGACATGAGAGAGAAACGAGGTATCAAGACCAATGGATTTAGTAATATAGAAACGGATATCGATGGTATGAAACTTAAATCGGTATCCGTTTCTATCTGTTTTTTATTAAGGCTATGTTTGAGAAACATGCTTCGCCTTTATTAATAGACCCCTTCCAAATCAAAAGGCGGCGTGTATTCTTCTTTAGCACTGCTTTTTTCCTGCATAAATCCCTGATCCAATCCAAGTCTGATAGCTTCATCAACCACTTTTCCATATTCATAAGAAGTAATTCTCCGGTTGATCTCCGGAAAACTTTCGCTCCGGTAGAATGGGGTATACTGGCTCAAAAGACTGATGTAATACATTCCTTCCGGAAGTTCATCCTTCATCCAGTGAAGCAGGCGGATGGAATCTTCCTTCGCGCCCGGAAGTACCATATGGCGTATGATGACCCCCTTTTTCATAAGGACCCCATCGGAATCAAACTGGGGAGCCCCGGTCTGGCGGATCATCTGTTTTATGGCCTTTGAGGCTGCATCAAAATAATCAGAAGCTTTGCTGTAGCGTGAGGAACGTTCAGAACTGAAATATTTTAAATCAGGAAGCCACACATCGATGTATGAAGCCAGCTCCTTTATGATATCTTCTGATTCATATCCACCGCAATTATAAACCACAGGAATTAAAAGCTTTGGTTTTATTAGATCCAGGGCCTTTAAAACAGAGGGGAGATACTGGGTGGCTGTGACCAGATTAATGTTGTGGGCGCCTTCCTCCTGAAGCCTTATGAAAATCCGGGCAAGCTCACTGCTTGTAATTTCCTTTCCGAAATTCTCCTGGCTGATGGTATAATTCTGACAAAAGCAGCAGCCCAGGGTACAGCCGGAAAAAAATACGGTACCGCTTCCCCGGCTTCCGCTGATGCAGGGCTCTTCCCAGTGGTGGAGTGCAGCCCGGGCTGCTTTTATGGTATCGCCGCAACCGCAAAACCCGGTACTCTCGTGGCGGTTTACCCCGCAGTTTCTGGGGCAGAGGCTGCAGGATTCATAGATATGGTCAAGGTTCATTTGAGAAACTCCTAATATTGACAAAGTCACTTTTGTGCATTAATATATTAAACAATATACGGAAAAATTGCAAGACAAAGATGAGATACAAAGGAACGGTGCCAATGAATAAAAAGAAAAAGCTTGCTGCTCTTTGCTATGCATTTCCCAGGACAATGCCGGTGATGGCCGGTTATCTGGTTTTAGGAGCAGCATATGGGATACTTATGAATGTCAATGGGTATGGGATCTGGTGGGCCTTGCTCATCAGTGTATTTGTCTATGCCGGAAGCCTGCAGTACCTTGGGATCACATTTTTTGTGGCGGCAGTGAATCCATGGTACGCCTTTTTTATGTCCTTAATGCTCAATGCCAGACATTTGTTTTACGGACTTTCCATGCTGGACAAATATAAGGATGCAGGAAGGCTAAAGCCCTATCTGATATTTTCACTGACAGATGAAACATTTTCCGTTCTGTGTAATGAGGAGCCGCCCGAAGGACTTCCAAAATACTGGGTGTATTTTTTTGTGTCCATCCTGGATCAGCTTTACTGGGTGACAGGAGCTGTGATCGGTGCATTAGCCGGAACCATGATAACCTTTAGCACGGCTGGAATGGACTTTGCACTGACAGCTCTCTTTGTGGTGATCTTTATCGACCAATGGAAATCAGGAAAAGGACACCAGGCCGCCTGTGTAGGCGTGTGTTCCTCTGCACTCTGCGTGGCGGCCTTTGGCCAGAGTGTTTTCATTGTTCCGGCCATGATCCTCATTCTTATCATTATTACAGCAGGTTATTTTATGGAAAAGAAAAAGGAGGAACAGTCTTGAACGAGAATATAGCAGTTTACAGCCTGATCGCAGGAGCCATGGTGCTTGCTACCGTGATCACCCGTTTTCTTCCCTTCCTTTTGTTTCCGGCAGGGAAAGAGACTCCCAAATACATTCTCTATCTTGGGCGGACTCTTCCATATGCCACCATTGGGCTTTTGGTGGTCTACTGTTTAAGAGGACTTCAATTCCTTTCTTATCCTCATGGACTTCCAGAGCTTATCTCCATTGGCGCCATTACAGGGCTTCATTTGTGGAAGGGAAATTCCCTGTTAAGCATTGGTGCAGGAACGATTCTATATATGGTACTCATTCAGGGTGTATTCCGCTAATGTAACATGAGGCGGTATCAATACCCTTTTGGCAGAACGGCCTGCTCCCGGAATTCTTTGGGGGAAAGGCCGAATTCTTTTTTAAAGGCCCTGTAAAAGCTGGTATAGTCCGAAAATCCGTACTGATGGTACAGCTCTCCAAATGGAATGCCGGAAAGGATACCGTTTTTACTGGCCTGCAGCCGTTTTTTCAGGATGTACTGGTGAAGGGAAATCCCCATGTTATCTTTAAATACATGGGAAATGTGATATTTGCTGGTATAAAAAAAGGATGCCAGATGGTCCAGGGACAGATTTTCTCCCAGATGGTTGTTAATATAATCACAAAGGTTTAGATAAAGCACGTTTTCATACGCAGCAGGTACCTGATGGAGCATATCATAAGTGATCCGGTTCAACAGGAGCATAAAGGAATGGATCTGCAGCTCTGAATTTAACTTATGGAATGCCTTATTTCCGTGGATTTCTTCCAAAAGGTCCAGGAGACGACCCTGAATATTCTGAAATGTGACAAAATCCCTGCGGAAATGGTAATGTTTGTTCTCTGATACATAACGAAAACTGTATGAAAAGTCTTCGGACCAGGAACACATAGTCTCATAATAGTTCCGGCTGATCCAGAGAACAATCCGCTGATAGGTATTTCCGGTGGAATGGAATATGGGGTGGTGCTTTACCTCGGGAGGAATGAGTAAGTAATCCCCGTACTGCAAAGAATACTGTTTCCCTTCCACATCATATGTCACATCTCCGTTCAGGAAAAAATACACTTCATAATAGGAATGGCTGTGGTCCACTACATGATTCAAGTCCAG encodes the following:
- the ftsH gene encoding ATP-dependent zinc metalloprotease FtsH, translated to MGLKDDNTQKNQKKPFIFYYIIVLLVMILFNALTVPWIQSKSVTEVPYSTFLEMVDQGKVQAVAKTETEIQFKSDTGKKDWEGKPVYDVYKTGLWPDDTLTERLLAHDVSFEKAIVEQMSPLLSILLTWIIPILIFVFLGNFLSGQIQKKMGGGNAMTFGKSNPKIYAESETGKTFRDVAGQEEAKEALKEIVDFLHNPQKYADIGASLPKGALLVGPPGTGKTLLARAVAGEAHVPFFSISGSEFVEMFVGMGAAKVRDLFKQANEKAPCIVFIDEIDTIGKKRDGGGFTGNDEREQTLNQLLAEMDGFDGKKGVVILAATNRPDSLDKALLRPGRFDRRIPVELPDLNGREAILKVHGKNVKLSDDVDFHGIALATAGSSGAELANIVNEAALRAVRLGRKTVTQRDLEESVEVVIAGYQKKDASVNSRERKIIAYHEVGHALVAACQNHSAPVHKITIIPRTSGALGYTMQVDEEERHLLTKEAALSKIATFTGGRAAEELIFDTVTSGASNDIEQATRIARAMVTRYGMSDEFDMVALETVTNQYLGGDTTLACSPETAKQIDDTVIRIVKEQHQKAFHILKENETKLHEIAEYLLERETITGEEFMRIAGFDTAGTQES
- a CDS encoding methyl-accepting chemotaxis protein; translation: MKVQFLRKWKNRDLSSKGLSWLKKKGAGKYQLSTRIALIAGFMLVVVFTALIGVTSRMTKNAMKQSAFRELKTLASENGKVIQQTLDEARQVSDNITYYLENSAANRKVLQGLRIKSGPSAEPLYKSQVFDNMTLDSYGMRMEDYMMTTIKSSVLYSEDIVGVGILFEQYAMSSASRSYGLYAGKDGTVKDCGLYEDYSAADYFVKVMEEKAQVITLPYQSNGMMIITMAVPVIVNDRVLCVVSIDVDLDRFSQMKTAGSSYPSMQTFILNETGTIISESTGSGLVGTSVSDFVNSGTCREKINTGIASGSDFYTVDPGKKGDTYYFFEPIQLNGSSWYSVTAVEAGDMNREADRMSSMMIIISIMAMIVILFIIAFIIRRQLKPIHKIVAAAGQIAEGDLSVIIDVDSNDEIGLVAASFERMTVNLKEVIDRISFMLNEVADNHLDLDVELGLKGDFSQLEKAVKQIVLNLNSVMNEVNQAAAQVAVSSGQVASGSQLLANGAEEQERTVEMLSGSISQVADKVRRLAEKAGDVSLQVQMTGTEVVNCDMSMQNLSSAMNEIHVSSGEIGKIIKVIEDIAFQTNILALNAAIEAARAGESGRGFAVVAGEVRNLAAKSSEAAKNTTALIRDSINAVEKGNEILDETVQSMMKVLEDSAMAVDSVDTISTIASQEARAVEDVTKELGRISSVVQNNAAAAEESAASSEELSQQAQLLRELVKSFRLREE
- a CDS encoding radical SAM protein; amino-acid sequence: MNLDHIYESCSLCPRNCGVNRHESTGFCGCGDTIKAARAALHHWEEPCISGSRGSGTVFFSGCTLGCCFCQNYTISQENFGKEITSSELARIFIRLQEEGAHNINLVTATQYLPSVLKALDLIKPKLLIPVVYNCGGYESEDIIKELASYIDVWLPDLKYFSSERSSRYSKASDYFDAASKAIKQMIRQTGAPQFDSDGVLMKKGVIIRHMVLPGAKEDSIRLLHWMKDELPEGMYYISLLSQYTPFYRSESFPEINRRITSYEYGKVVDEAIRLGLDQGFMQEKSSAKEEYTPPFDLEGVY
- a CDS encoding AzlC family ABC transporter permease; the encoded protein is MNKKKKLAALCYAFPRTMPVMAGYLVLGAAYGILMNVNGYGIWWALLISVFVYAGSLQYLGITFFVAAVNPWYAFFMSLMLNARHLFYGLSMLDKYKDAGRLKPYLIFSLTDETFSVLCNEEPPEGLPKYWVYFFVSILDQLYWVTGAVIGALAGTMITFSTAGMDFALTALFVVIFIDQWKSGKGHQAACVGVCSSALCVAAFGQSVFIVPAMILILIIITAGYFMEKKKEEQS
- a CDS encoding branched-chain amino acid transporter permease, with the translated sequence MVLATVITRFLPFLLFPAGKETPKYILYLGRTLPYATIGLLVVYCLRGLQFLSYPHGLPELISIGAITGLHLWKGNSLLSIGAGTILYMVLIQGVFR